Below is a window of Deinococcus aerophilus DNA.
CGGGCCATTCCCGCCACTGGACGCCGTAAACGGGGCCGAGTTCACCGTGTGGAATCAGGTTCAGGCGCAGCAACTGAGCGTCGATGGAAACGACCTGAAAGGCATAGCCCTGGAAGTCGCCGGGCAGCCCGCTGAGGACCTGGGCGACGGTGTCCCGGCCCAAGTGCACGGTGGTGGTCCCGTCGGGCGCGGTGACCTGCAGGGCGGTCGGATGGGCCTGGCAGGCATAGAATTCCACCTCGTCTTTCCGGAGCCAGACGGTGGTGTCGGGACCGTACTGGGCCGCGCCGTAGTAGCTGAGGTCAAGGACGAAGTTGGGCCAGTCCTTCTGCTTGTAGAACCAGTGTGGAAGCGTGCGGGCGTCCTGTATAAAGCGCGCGGGATCGTGCCAGACCGGGTGGACGGTAATGCCGCGCGCACCCAGGTCGGGGTAGCCGGGGTCCGCGGGATCGTGGCAGGCCTGCATCAGCCGGGTCCACAGCTGAGCGAGCCGAACGCCTTCTTCGTCGAGCTGAAGGTGGTCGGTCTGGTAGGTCCCGGCATAGGGGGCCGGCACCACCTGCGGGCGCGGGTCGATGAGCACGGCTTCACGGTCCAGGCGGTAGGGGACGCGCCACTCGTCCCAGATGGTGACACCGTGATCGTTGAGGTAGGAGATGTTGCTGCTGCCCTTGAGAAACCACAGCAATTCGTGGATCACGGACTTGAGGTGCACCTTCTTGGTGGTCACGAGGGGAAAGCCTGCCTGGAGGTCAAAACGCATCTGGTACCCGAACACGCTGCGGGTGCCGGTGCCGGTCCGGTCCGCCTTGTCGACGCCATGGTCGAGAATGTGCCGCATCAGGTCGAGGTAGGACTGCATGGCAGACAGTGTAGGCAATCGGGCCGGGACCCCGGCCCCGGGGGCGCGCACCATTGCCCGGCCCGGCCCGTGGAAAGATGACGGACAACCATGACCACCATTCCTTCCATCCTCCGACCCGCCTCCTACGTGTCCGGCACCTGGCACGCCAACGCCGACGGCCAGACCCTGGTGGACGCCGTGTATGGCCGTCCCATCGCCGTGATCTCCTCAGAGGGGGTGGACTTTGCCGGGGCACTGGCCTACGGCCGCGAGCGCGGCGCGGCGCTGAGAAAGATAACCTTCCACACGCGGGCGCGGATCCTGAAGGCCCTGGGCCTGTACCTGATGGAGCGCAAGGAGGAGTACTACGCCCTGAACCTGTTCACCGGCGCGACCCGCCGCGACGGCTGGGTGGACATCGAGGGCGGCATCGGCACACTGCTGAGCTACGCGAGCATGGCCCGGCGCGAGCTGCCCGACGAGCGCTTTTTGCCCGAGGGCAAGGTCGAGCGCCTGGGCCGGGCCGGAACCTTCGTGGCCCGCCACCTGCTCGTGCCGCGCGAGGGCGTCTCGGTGCAGATCAACGCCTTCAACTTTCCGGTGTGGGGCATGCTGGAAAAACTCGCGCCCGCCTTTATCGCCGGGATGCCCAGCCTGGTCAAGCCCGCGCCGCAGACCGCCTACCTGACCGAACGGGTGGTGCGCGACATCATCGCGTCGGGCCTGCTGCCCGAGGGGGCGCTGCAGCTGGTGGTCGGCGAGCCCGGCGACCTGCTCGACCACGTGCGCGAGCAGGACCTGGTGGCCTTTACCGGCTCGGCGGCGACGGCGGCCCGCCTGAAGGTGCACCCGAACCTGATAGCCCATTCGGTGCCCTTCAATGCCGAGGCCGACAGCCTGAACGCCTCGGTGCTGGGCCTGACGGTGACGCCCGACAGCCCCGAGTTCACGTTGTATGTCAAGGAGGTGGCCCGCGAGATCACCGGCAAGGCAGGCCAGAAATGCACCGCCATCCGCCGCGCCATCGTGCCGTCGGGTCTGGTGGAGGCCGTCACCGAGGC
It encodes the following:
- the thyA gene encoding thymidylate synthase, with translation MQSYLDLMRHILDHGVDKADRTGTGTRSVFGYQMRFDLQAGFPLVTTKKVHLKSVIHELLWFLKGSSNISYLNDHGVTIWDEWRVPYRLDREAVLIDPRPQVVPAPYAGTYQTDHLQLDEEGVRLAQLWTRLMQACHDPADPGYPDLGARGITVHPVWHDPARFIQDARTLPHWFYKQKDWPNFVLDLSYYGAAQYGPDTTVWLRKDEVEFYACQAHPTALQVTAPDGTTTVHLGRDTVAQVLSGLPGDFQGYAFQVVSIDAQLLRLNLIPHGELGPVYGVQWREWPDPREGTPIDQIARVIDQIKRNPDSRRLIVSAWNPSEVDGMALPPCHTMFQFYVAGGRLSCQLYMRSTDVFLGAPFNIASYSLLTMMVAQVCGLQPGEFILTMGDAHLYANHFEQVKLQLSRPPHPLPTMWIDPSVQDIGDFTFDSFKLLDYKAHPAIKAPIAV